A window of Chloroflexota bacterium genomic DNA:
ACTGGGTGTAGGCAATCTGATGGCGTCGGCATACCTCGCTTATCGTGGCCCCCGACCCCCTCCCCTCCTCCACTACCCTCAGCTTCTCTTCAGCACTCATGTGCCTACCTTGACTTCTCTCCACAGTATTACTCCCTCCTATCGATCATTATACTTCCCCAGGAGGGCCTAACATTTTTCCTCAAAGCTGATTGTCCGACTTCCATTGAAGCACAACAAAGACCTCCGACGGGTATGTAGCATACCCTCTGGGCTTGAAGGGTATTGTGGTGGGGCAGGGCGATAGTTACGAACAGGCCTTGTCCGACGTAAAGTCCGCCATCCGGTTTCATATCGAAACCTTTGGCCATGAGATGCTCGAGCTAGAGCCACCTGTTCTGGAGGCCTTCATCGCAGAGACGGGGGTAAATGTTTGACCGGGAAATTCCCAGTGGGTGCGCCCAAGCCTCGGGTCATAAAGGCCTTCGAGATCTTGGGCTTCAGGCTGGTCAGGGAGAGAGAACATATTGCTATGATACGCGACAACCCCGACGAGACCAAAACGCCTCTCACTATGCCTGGCCACCCCAAGATTAAGACTTCGACATTGCGCACGATCTGCACAAAGTCAGGAATATCAAGGGACGACTTTCTACGCGCTTACAATCAGACGTAAGGATTTCGGTGGGCAGCCCTGGCTTTAGCACAACGGCTAAACTGTCTTGCCAGGTAGATCTTTATCCTATCCCACAGAAGCGCACTCCGTGACTTTTCCCCGGAGTGATATTGATCAAACCAAAAAATACGGCATGAAATGCTGATCCTCAGCCAGTGCCTCTTCAGGGAGTGACACTGGACGGTACCCCCCATTGATCCTCCAGCACGACCTGACAACCTACAACCCCTCCCCGCTGGCGGCG
This region includes:
- a CDS encoding type II toxin-antitoxin system HicB family antitoxin, yielding MGLKGIVVGQGDSYEQALSDVKSAIRFHIETFGHEMLELEPPVLEAFIAETGVNV
- a CDS encoding transposase, translated to MERSQGRHMSAEEKLRVVEEGRGSGATISEVCRRHQIAYTQ
- a CDS encoding type II toxin-antitoxin system HicA family toxin: MTGKFPVGAPKPRVIKAFEILGFRLVREREHIAMIRDNPDETKTPLTMPGHPKIKTSTLRTICTKSGISRDDFLRAYNQT